In a single window of the Clostridia bacterium genome:
- a CDS encoding adenylate kinase has translation MRFILLGAPGAGKGTQAVVLAEKYNIPHISTGDIFRSNIKSGTELGKKAKEYIDKGMLVPDEVTVGIVKDRIQQDDCKKGFILDGFPRTIPQAEYLEKVLSEMGVGLDAVLNIYVPEENIIKRISGRRVCPGCGMSYHILYNPPKNEGKCECGTEVIQREDDKEETVISRLKTYHEQTEPLIEYYKKKGKLINVVGQEKIEDTSKELINALTGISKS, from the coding sequence ATGAGATTTATATTATTAGGTGCGCCTGGAGCGGGAAAAGGTACTCAAGCAGTAGTATTAGCAGAGAAATATAATATTCCGCACATATCAACAGGTGACATTTTTAGAAGCAATATTAAAAGCGGTACAGAACTCGGTAAAAAAGCAAAGGAATATATTGATAAAGGCATGCTGGTTCCTGATGAAGTTACTGTGGGTATAGTAAAGGACAGAATCCAGCAAGACGACTGTAAAAAAGGATTTATCCTTGATGGTTTTCCCAGGACTATACCTCAGGCTGAATACCTGGAAAAGGTGCTAAGTGAGATGGGTGTCGGTCTGGATGCGGTTTTAAATATATATGTTCCAGAAGAAAACATAATCAAAAGAATATCAGGAAGACGTGTGTGCCCGGGATGCGGAATGAGCTACCATATTTTATACAATCCTCCTAAAAATGAAGGTAAGTGTGAATGTGGTACTGAAGTAATCCAAAGGGAAGATGATAAGGAAGAAACGGTCATAAGCAGACTGAAAACCTATCATGAACAGACAGAACCTCTTATAGAATACTACAAGAAAAAAGGTAAACTTATAAATGTAGTAGGACAGGAAAAAATTGAGGATACGTCAAAGGAATTGATCAATGCTTTGACCGGAATATCAAAAAGTTAA